One Heterodontus francisci isolate sHetFra1 unplaced genomic scaffold, sHetFra1.hap1 HAP1_SCAFFOLD_837, whole genome shotgun sequence genomic window, ggagggtcagtactgagggagtgctgtactgtgggagggtcagtactgagggagtgctgtactgtgggagggtcagtactgagtgagtgctgcactgtgggagggtcagtactgagggagtgctgcactgtcggagggtcagtactgagggagtgctgtactgtgggagggtcagtactgagggagtgctgtactgtgggagggtcagtactgagtgagtgctgtactgtgggagggtcagtactgagggagtgctgtactgtgggagggtcagtactgagggagtgctgtactgtgggagggtcagtactgagtgagtgctgtactgtgggagggtcagtactgagtgagtgctgtactgtgggagggtcagtactgagggagtgctgtactgtgggagggtcagtactgagggagtgctgcactgtgggagggtcagtactgagtgagtgctgcactgcgagaagtgagacattaaactgaggtcctgtctgccccctcaggtgcatCTGAAAGATCACAGGACACTATTTCCAAGAAGTTctccccagcgtcctggccaatatttattcctgaaccaacactgaaacagattccctggtcattaccacattgctgtttgtggaaccactAGAATGAACAATCTTTCCCATTTGTAATTATAACGAGCTCAGTTAAATCTCCTCTTGGcttctctgttccagtgaaaaTATTCCCAGTATCTCAAACGTTTATTCATCTGCTACATTTTTAACTGAAATAACTTCTATTCCATTGATTGGATCATCGCAGGTGAAAGTGTGGAGCCGAACTCGAGAGCGAGTCGAGAAGTTTGTTAAAACAGTTAAGGGACCAGTCCAGGTGTGTGCATCTGCAAAAGAAGCTGTTCTTGGTGCTGATGTGGTGATAACAGTCACCATGGCAACGGAGCCCGTCCTGTTTGGAGAATGGGTGAAACCTGGAGCCCATGTTAATGGTATGTACCGAGTTCACCGAGCCTGCACCTTCACAAGTTGCTGAAACATATTTACATTCCTGTTTCATTTTGGAATCAGTGTGTTGAGAATTTACACAAAAAGTTTTGGAGATATTTTCAAAAGCATAACTTAAGGAAACATTCCAGTAACTTGGGGATGAAGGCCTCTCGATGGCATGAAACCTCAGCATTGGGTCTCTGCCTCACCCACGATTGGCTGAATCCCAGGATTTGGGGTGTTTACATCCAGCTGAGTGGTACGGATTCAATCCCGGGATTCAGAGTGCCCAGCTCCCGCTGCTGTTAATTTTTGTTCGTTGCCCACGTTTTCTTAACCTTCTGTCATATCCTCAGGAGATTCCAACCTGTTGGGCATCCATTGAAGTATGTATGACCTCTACTTTCTCTCCTTATTTAGGTAAACACTGAAggaaaatttgcacacagcaagatcccacgaatagTAAATGAAATGGGTGGAAAGTTAAtttggtgttggctgagggaggaatgttggctaggACAACTCACTGCTCTTCTTGAAATGGTTTCTGAGATCTCTAACATCTGTCTGAACCAAAGGTTCAGTTTAATGGCACCTCAGACTGTGCAGGACACCCACAGTACTACCCcctccacagtgcagcgctccctcagtactgctcctctgacagtgcagcactccctcagtactgctcctctgacagtgcagcgctccctcagtactgccccttccacagtgcagtgctccctcagtactgcccctctgacagtgcagcgctccctcagtactgaccctccgacagcgcagcactccctcagtactgcccctctgacagtgcagcactccctcagtactgcccctctaacagtgcagcgctccctcagtactgctcctctgacagtgcagcactccctcagtactgctcctctgacagtgcagcgctccctcagtactgcccctctaacagtgcagcgctccctcagtactgcccctccactgtgcagcactccctcagtactgcccctctaacagtgcagcgctccctcagtactgccccttccacagtgcagtgctccctcagtactgcccctctgacagtgcagcgctccctcagtactgaccctccgacagcgcagcactccctcagtactgcccctctgacagtgcagcactccctcagtactgcccctctaacagtgcagcgctccctcagtactgcccctctgacagtgcagcgctccctcagtactgccccttccacagtgcagcgctctctcagtactgcccctctgacagtgcagcgctccctcagtactgaccctccgacagcgcagcactccctcagtactgcccctctgacagtgcagcactccctcagtactgaccctctaacagtgcagcgctccctcagtactgaccctctgacagtgcagcgctccctcagtactgccccttccacagtgcagcgctccctcagtactgctcctctgacagtgcagcgctccctctgtactgcccctctgacagtgcagcactccttcagtactacccctttgacagtgcagcactccctcagcactgcccctctgacagtgcagcactccctcagcactgcccctctgacagtgcagcactccctcagcactgcccctctgacagtgtggcactctctcagcattgtccctctgacactacagcactccctcagtactgaccctctgacagtgcagagctccttcagtactgcccctctgacagtgcagcactccctcagcactgcccctctgacagtgcagcattccctcagcactgcccctctgacagtgcagcactccctcagcactgcccctctgacagtgcagcactccctcagtactgcccctctgacagtgcagcactccctcagtactgaccctctgacagtgcagagctccctcagcactgcccctctgacagtgcagcgctccctcagcactgcccctctgacagtgcagcactccctcagcactgcccctctgacagtgcagcactccctcagtattacactgggagtgtcagcctggattatgtgctcaagtttctaaagttggacttgaactcacaaccttcttaaGGTCTCCAGGTAGGGGAAAAGCTCATAAAATACCTGTTTGTTAAAGAGCATTAACATTCTTCCAGTTCAATTCTCTAATGTATGTTTGTGGTGCATTACTTTATCTTGCAGCTGTTGGAGCTTGTCGCCCAGGCTGGAGGGAGCTGGATGATGAGCTAATGAAGAGTGCTGTCCTGTATGTGGATAGCAGAGAGGGAGCCATGAGCGAATCTGGGGATGTCATCCTCTCGGGCGTAATGCATTTCATTTCAGTTCTGTACTTTACTTCGATTCTGATGTGATTGTCCAGCCCTTCACTGATTCTGAATCCTGGTGTTGATCTGAAGGCTTCAGGACATTGTTTCTATCCTTTGCCTTTCCAGATCTCTGCTTGGGGACCTCCAGCCGAGATCACCCAGAATACAACCTCCTCCTTGCTCCACTGTGTTGCTGTGGAAATAATTCTTTAAaattaaatactttctgatacagTTTCTGACACATCCCATGAGTTTAATCGCCATTCTGCAGAAACGATTGCAGGAGTTTCCCCCAATGCCTCGGTGAATTACTGAATCACGCAGACCCAAAGCTCGTCCTTTCGAGACGGGTTATCTGGGTCCTGTTTGGGAACGACACCTGTAATTCTGGAGCCAGGGAAGGGAAAAATCagtcaaggttcctgctcctgatcactaattAGTGACATCCGGCCATCCCACCCACTTCCCTTCCCATCCTCCCACCATCACTGTAAAGTGCAGGTGTGTTAGGGTCCAGTGAGAATAGATAGTGATGCACATCAAAGTCAAATAAGCACAACTATTGAGACTCCACAGGTGAAGAATGGATGCTTGAGCAAGAAGCCAGAAGGGGATAAGGATACAAAATTGTCAAGGCAGGAATAAGAGTGCAGAAAGATTCAAAAGAGAAGTTCTAGTAAGGTTGTAATATATATTATCAAACTCACCAAAGTGGAATCCTGATCGTATCCAATCATTGAATTGCACTCTGTTGCCACTGGTTGGATTTAATTGCTCTTTCAATTAAATTGTAAAAGATTTGTTGTTTGATGTTCATGGACAGGAACAAAGCTTCTTTTCAATTCATCTCACAGGCTGAGATCTTTGCGGAATTGGGAGAAGTGGTGAAAGGAAGTAAACCTGCTCTGTGTGAGAGGACCACGGTTTTCAAATCATTAGGTAAGAACAAACAAGCCATTATTAAGAGAGCTGATGACAGGGGAAAGCTGGCCAttgactgctgctctgtgttctagTGAAAGATTCAATACAGTTTCGAATTGAGTTCAAAAAAAGTCACTTTCAGATACATTTTATTCTGTTGTAGAATTTGCTTAATTGTCACCGTTTGGTGTTAAAGGATAAATAATTCACCAAAACACATTACAACCAGCTGTAAAATCCCGTGCTAATGGTATGGAGTCCACTTTAAGAATGTGCTTCAAGGGTCAGCTGTACTTAAATTTTTGCTTCATGCATTGCATTGACCCAGAGTGCAGTATAACTCTGGTCTTGCAATGACCCACAGAGTGCAGTATAACTCTGGTCTTGCATTGACCCACAGAGTGCAGTATAACTCTGGTCTCGCATTGACCCAGAGTGCAGTATAACTCTGGTCTTGCAATGACCCACAGAGTGCAGTATAACTCTGGTCTCGCATTGACCCAGAGTGCAGTATAACTCTGGTCTTGCAATGACCCACAGAGTGCAGTATAACTCTGGTCTCGCATTGACCCAGAGTGCAGTATAACTCTGGTCTTGCAATGACCCACAGAGTGCAGTATAACTCTGATCTTGCATTGACCCAGAGTGCAGTATAACTCTGGTCTTGCAATGACCCACAGAGTGCAGTATAACTCTGGTCTCGCATTGACCCAGAGTGCAGTATAACTCTGGTCTTGCATTGACCCAGAGTGCAGTATAACTCTGGTCTCGCATTGACCCACAGAGTGCAGTATAACTCTGGTCTTGCATTGACCCACAGAGTGCAGTATAACTCTGGTCTCGCATTGACCCAGAGTGCAGTATAACTCTGGTCTCGCATTGACCCACAGAGTGCAGTATAACTCTGGTCTCGCATTGACCCACAGAGTGCAGTATAACTCTGGTCTTGCATTGACCCACAGAGTGCAGTATAACTCTGGTCTTGCATTGACCCAGAGTGCAGTATAACTCTGGTCTCGAATTGACCCACAGAGTGCAGTATAACTCTGGTCTCGCATTGACCCACAGAGTGCAGTATAACTCTGGTCTCGCATTGACCCACAGAGTGCAGTATAACTCTGGTCTTGCATTGACCCACAGAGTGCAGTATAACTCTGGTCTCGCATTGACCCACAGAGTGCAGTATAACTCTGGTCTCGCATTGACCCACAGAGTGCAGTATAACTCTGGTCTTGCATTGACCCACAGAGTGCAGTATAACTCCGGTCTTGCATTGACCCACAGAGTGCAGTATAACTCTGGTCTCGCATTGACCCACAGAGTGCAGTATAACTCTGGTCTCGCATTGACCCACAGAGTGCAGTATAACTCCGGTCTTGCATTGACCCACAGAGTGCAGTATAACTCCGGTCTTGCAGACCCACAGAGTGCAGTATAACTCTGGTCTTGCATTGACCCACAGAGTGCAGTATAACTCTGGTCTCGCATTGACCCACAGAGTGCAGTATAACTCTGATCTTGCATTGACCCACAGAGTGCAGTATAACTCCGGTCTTGCATTGACCCACAGAGTGCAGTATAACTCTGGTCTCGCATTGACCCACAGAGTGCAGTATAACTCTGGTCTCGCATTGACCCACAGAGTGCAGTATAACTCTGGCCTTGCATTGACCCACAGAGTGCAGTATAACTCTGGCCTTGCATTGACCCACAGAGTGCAGTATAACTCTGGTCTCGCATTGACCCACAGAGTGCAGTATAACTCTGGTCTTGCATTGACCCACAGAGTGCAGTATAACTCTGGTCTTGCATTGACCCACAGAGTGCAGTATAACTCTGGTCTTGCATTGACCCACAGAGTGCAGTATAACTCTGGTCTTGCATTGACCCACAGAGTGCAGTATAACTCTGGTCTTGCATTGACACACAGAGTGCAGTATAACTCCAATTTTATTTGCACTTTGCTTTTTGAGATACCATTTCACAGCACCATTTGGCCTCTAGTGATTTTTTCTTTCTGCATGTGAGCATTAGTAGGTTATTCAACTGCTGCAGCATCACCAGCAAGCCTGATCTTTCCTCACCCGGCCCTCCCTGCACATCCAGCTGGCGACGGGGGTGAAATTCTGGCTGGTTTTACATCCTTTGGACACTGAGGCCAGGGGGAGcgggaattgaacccaggatcttGCTGCTATGTGTCAATCAGTGGATcacgccaccacccacccccccccccccccccactcctcccctcctGGCCGCCTCCACATTGGGAAAAGACAGAACTGATGCAAGACCAtcttttaaactttaaaaagatCCAGTGAGTCTGACTTTGCATTTGTACTTTTGCCATCAGTTTAATGAGCACAAGAATGGATGTGGCCAGTGCACAGAATCTGCATCAAGCCAGTCAATCTTGTTACTTAAATAAAGCTTTGAATGCTAAAGTGTCTTTGTGTTGTTAATTTCTTTCAGGAATGGCCATTGAAGACACCGTTACTGCGAAGCTGGTTTATGATTGTtgggaaattaaaaataaacagaaaTTATAACATCAAAAAATACAGTTTCCCTTCTACTGAAGATTGTTTCACTGAATCAGATGATGTTGAATCAGAATAATGGAAGAAATGAATGTAATTTAGCCTTTGCAAGTTAGAAACAAACCCCTCTGATCTTGTACACAGTATCAGTAGTTGAACTTCAACCCAATTGTTACCAATGTTTGTTACTTGTTTGATTTCATCAGCTTACAGAATCATACAAAATGACACAgtactggccattcagcccatcgtgtcaatgccagctctttgaaagagctatcccaattagtcccacacccctccTCTTTTCCCATAGCCAGGCAAATTTCTGCTATTCAGGTTCATGTCTAATTGTAATCATGTTTGTCAACTTATCTTGTGTTGAAACATTTCAGAGCGGAGGGGAGACAGCTGATAAATGAGCTAAATTGACACATTCTGTCTTTATGACAAATGTAAACCAAGTTATTAATGAGACTACCAGTTGACTTtatcaaataaaaataaaaaaacctTACATCACTGTGTTTTGTAGTTAGTACTGTCCCTTCTTGTCTGGAGTGAGGATTTATTTTAACAGGGTCTTAGTGTGGGACTGAATGATGATCCAAAGATACAATCTGATAGCATTTGGAAGTGGCTTTGATGAAGTGCGATGACAGTTGTTGTATGTGGTGCAGAGCCAGGGTCTGTAGATGGGGGCGTAGTTGTGGTGGAAATTGGGAAGACCCGGAGAGGACTGTTCACACTTCCCTCTTGATGTAGATATCGGATGAATTTAAGGATACGTGCCATAACTGGAAGCTGGATTCCCTTACAATCTCCCAGTGTAACATCAGAGAAAGGTTCCTAGCTGTTTCTCCTGGGGTTCTACTGGACAATGTAATATCCaggtttttatttttgtttttgatTTATTACTGACCTTACCTAGACTGCCTGGTTTGGTCCATTTAAACTTTGTCCATTTGCAGCACTGAGTTTTCCTCCTTTGAGCTGAAATTAATCAAATCCTTTGTAAAATTCTACACAGGCAGAAAACCATTAACGGCAGAGAAATTGGGagaggtatgaagacagattgacaGTAACATCAGCTGTGCGAGAGCCAGATTAGGTTTATAGATCCCGTGTCCCACATGTAAGCATTGCTTTTCCATTTTAGATGTTCCCTGTGGAGCTGAGGTCATAAGGGCAGTTCTCACACACAGCAGGGCTGGGTTAGGGGGCCTTCATGTTATGGTTAGGGTCCAGGTTCTGCCTCCTCAGGAGAGGATAACAGAACATGAGATTCCTCACATCAGAAAACCAACAGCAGGTTAGAATTACATCgagtttacagcatagaaacagaccattcagctcaaccggtttatgctccacatgagcctgcttcatctcaccctatcaacatatatttctgttcctttctccctcctgtttaTCCAGcttgcccttaaatgcatctctgctattcacttcaactactccctgtggtagcgagttccacattctcaccactctctcagtcaagaagtttcttctgaattccctattggatttcttggtgactatcttacatttatattAAAAGACTGTGCCATGCACTCCATTTAAAATGTCCCAATGGCAAGAAATTGTCAAATGATCTCCTTTAATACACATGGTGATTTGAAACTGTCCACATTTACATACTAATGTTACATAACAGTGACTGACTAAAGAGCAGCTTAAAAGAGGGAGACATCCCAATAACAGTTAAAAGATCTATCGTTACAAAGCAATTTGTAATAAATGTTAAAGATTAAATAACACAGGAATAGAACAAACATTTAAAAAGGGTCACATGTGCTGTACAAGTACTGAACCAGAAATATACAACAGCTCCATCAATTTGGGAATGTCAAAGATTCAGGAAGTTGGTTAAGGTGAGAGATGTCAGTGCTGGGGGATAGAAATGTTCCCATTTCAGCTGCTAGTGTTGGAATCAGGCATTCCCACTTCAGAGACGGTGCAGGCAGATACCGCGTAAAATCTTCCCCAAAAACATGCCTCTCCCAGCTTTAGAAGAGCCCCAAATGAATGAATAAGGATCAGCCAAAGCACATGAATATTGGTGGATTTGAGCTGTGGACTCTGAAGAAACTTTTCATACTTTGGAACCTCTGTGATCTGCATTCCAATTATCTTCCAGAATATTCTAGAACAAATCCTTGTGTAAGACACTGAAACTTTCTAATTGTATTGCACACATCTTAATTACCATTTGCTACACCTAAACATGCAAGATAAAAATCTGGCAACTTTTACGAATGCACTAATTTCTATTTATCCTCCTTCAGTACAATGGATAAATGGGGGCTCCGCTGTGGTTCAGGGTTTCTGTAATGTTGTTCCATAACATACTGACCAATTCTGCCACTTCCACAGAACAAAGATGGTCCTGGAGTAAATGCTGGAGATTGCTCGGACTGCAATACTTCTCGATGGTGTGCAAACTTGTTTACCTATTTCATTGTTAAAAGAAAGTTACACATTAAAAATAAAGACGAAACCACACTTTGTACTGAAAATGTAGGTGATTGAAAGGACTTCATTTCACAGTAAAGTACTGCATCTTCTAGATAACTTTGTTAGAAAAGTAAaggattttcatttatatagtgcctttcatgaccataggatgttccaaagcgctttacagtcaatgaagaactttttgaagtgtagtcactgttgtaatgtcggaaacattgAGCCTAACACCTGCCCAGGTCGGATTGGCGAACTGACCAGGGAGCTTCCTGGCGTGTTTTAGCTCAGTAACACACCAGATGCACATTCCTAGCAGGGAATTTTTTCCATTGTATtagctgggctttataaacagagctgGTAGAAATATACAAATGAATATGTGTTACAGTACCACACACAACTAAGTAACTATTGTGGTAACACAATTCATTCCTCTTGTTTCTTATGAGTGTTCTAAAGGTTGTTATTTTGTGACGAACAATTTGTTTCAAGTACAAGGTACATTACCCATTAAAATGTAGCAATCACTATGATACAGTCTTGTCTTGGAAATGGCAGGACTGTATTACAgtacaggggagatggtggcatcgtggtaaatgtcactggactagtaatccagaggcagaaCATTAGGGAAacgggttcagatcccaccatggcagctggtggaatttaaatttaattatttAATAAATTCAACTGATTCATTAAAAAATTCTGGTATTgacagctcgtctcagtaatgctgccatgaaactagggaagggaatctgccatccttcaggctggaataaaaacagaaaacgctggaaatactcagcaggacctgaaacattaactcagtttctctttccacagatgctgccagacctgctgagtatttccagcatttcttgtttttacttcagatttccagcatccgcagtgttttgcttttattctttataacctggtccggcctacatgtgattccagaatcacaacaatgtggttgactcttaactgccatctgaaatagcctagcaagctacttagttcaagggcaattaagcatGGCCAACAaatcctgccagtgatgcccacatcccatgaaagaataatgtgCTGACCCTGGGGTTTTtgttcatttattgcccatccctaattgcccttgagaaggtggtggtgagctgcctccttgaaccgctgcagtccgtgtggggtaggtacacccacagtgcagttagggagggagttccaggattttgagccagtgacagtgaaggaacggcgatatagttccaagtcgggatggtgtgtgacttggaggggaacttgcaggtgatggtgttcccatgcatctgctgcccttgtccttctagttggtagaggtcacgggtttggaagttgctgtctaaggagccttggtgcattgctgcagtgcatcttgtagatggtacacactgctgctactgtgggcatcgctggcaacaccagcatttattgtctatctctGCCTGCCATGAGATGGTGCAGGAGATCCACCACCTTTCTAAACTGCTAGTTTGCTTAGGCTACTTCAGGAGTCAACGAGACATTATGGGCTGGAGCCTGTTGTGAGGATCTCACTCCtcaaatagtggctgtgggatcttttgcatcctacttgagaggacagatgaggacagtttaaggtctcatcccaaagacagcacctcagttcCCTCCTGAAGTATCACTTCAGTTATATGCTGATgtcctggaatgggatttgaaaaCACAACTTTCCTGAGTCGGAGGCAAGAATGCAATCCATTGACCCAGCTTAAAGTACTACTGCAGTTATATTCATGACTTTTACCCTTCAAGCTGCAGATACTCTCAGCTGAAAAAGGATACATTGAATAAATTTCATTTAATACATATTAACAGAGAACACATGTATCTAACTAGGTAGCAAACAGCACTACATGCTTTTAATACTGTGATACTTACAATACAGTATCAACTAGTTTGTCTGGTGTTTCCAAGATTAACTTTCTTCTTTCTACTGCAGAAATAATTTTTTTCCGTGGTCCAAGAGGCAGATGGATACTCTTCAGATCTCCGTCAGAACACAGCATGAGAGAATCCAAATCAATCTGCTCTCTGGCCAGGAAAGGGATGAACTCTGTCATGTTCTGAGATGCCAAGAAGGTTTCAAGTGGTGTTGTCTCAGGCTCGTCATCATCTAGACCTATATCATCCTCGTTCCAGGGCAAATCATCTTCCTCGTCTTCATTGAATCTATCCAAGGTTTCAGGACCTGTAAACCTCTCCTTGGGTTTCAATAATTCACTGCGCAATTTGGAACCAACATCTTCTGTCTCATTATTGCTGAACATTTCCTCTTCCACATTCAAACCCAAGACAAAATTCCTTCTGAAGAGCATATTTCCCAAACCAGGTCGATGGAAGAGAGACTCGTGGCCAAAATTACAACCATCTTCAGAGTGCTTCCAATCAGGAGAGGCTGCATTCTCCTCATCTTGTTCATTAAACACATTCAATACGTTTGCCCGAATCTCGCTGCTTCCTTCGTGACTTACAAAGATGACATCCTTTCCTGGTTGCTGCTCCAGGATGTTTTTGCTGTTATCCTTCTTCCGAAGTCTCTTCTGCAGGGATCCTTTCACGATGGAAGAAATGCTACCTTTGTATTGTGATCCACCCACTTTGAAGGGATCACCAACACCAGATACAGTCCCACTCTGTACTGGGGCAGCACCACTGCTTTGGGCCTCCAGCCCCTGGCTATATATCTTGTTCATCCGACTTTGGTGCTTTTTCTTGCGTCTTTCGCACACTTTGATCTGTTTCTCACTGTCCTTTACCGCTTTCTCCTTCAGCCTGGCGACGTGTTTCGGATTCATGGTGGTTTGCTTGGTGGCAGCTGTGTCTAGGAAGCGGACACATTCCATTCGATCTTTACTGGCTGCAGTATCCATTGCAGAATGGAAATTGTTGTCCAAGGCCCAAATATTTGCACCAAAGTTGACCAAGAAAGTGACAATGTGAAGGTGGCCGTTGATTGAAGCATGGTGCAAGGGGGTGTTGCCCCAGATGTCACATATATCAGGATCACCTCTGAAAGACCAACCACAAAGACCTGATGTGATACAGGGTTTTACAATAATGAACAAGTCTTTTGTTTCAGATTCTCTAACTTTGTCCTCTTACCCATCATCCCCTGGAACTGGTGCCTCACATTGGGCTCTGGATGACAATAGCCCTCTGATACTTTACCCGAGTGGCCACTCTTGATACTTTAGCCTGGACAGTGAGGGCTGATTTGACCATGAAGACATCACAACCAAGCCTGATCTAACTTGTGATCTGCACTGACCGGTTTCCAGGAAAGGGCAGTGGATCAGAGGTGGAAAACAGGCTGATTTCCTCACGACTGAAGGACACTGAAGCCAACAGTGGCTTCACCAATTCCCTAATGTGATTTAACTCAGTAAAGTCCAGCTTCCTCAGTACAGATTGGGCCTGAACCTGTCAAATGTCAAACTGAGTAGGACAATTATTAACTCAGCCACTGGACACGTTCAACACTTTTAACAACTTGTGAGACAGATTGTTTCCACTAATTAAGGCTTTTGGCACTCTCatctcggagtcagaaggttgtgggctccagagacctgagcacaaaatccaggcggacactcccagtgcactactgagggagtgctgcactgtcagaggtgccgtccttcagatgagacattaaactgaggtcccgtctgtCCCCtcgggcggatgtaaaagatcccttggcactatttcgaagaagagcagtaagttgtccccggtgtcctggctaatatttaccccACAATCAGCACCACTAAAAAGATTATCtgatctttatcacattgctgtttgtgggagcttgctgtgcgcatactgacagccgcatttcctacaacagtgactacacttcaaaaactacctcattggctgtaaagcatcctGAGTCATCTGAGGCTGTGGTTAacagcgttatataaatgcaaatattttgtTCTTTCTTTCTCGCAGTCATGTCAGTAGTTGTGCACTTTGAACGCTCAGCAAGGTTCATGTGCTTTGACAGTGACTAGCAACAATCAGTATCCATGTACTGTTACTCCTGGCAACGCTGCAGTCAGATAACACTAGACCATGACTTTAAGATCATGGGTTGTGGCATCAATTCAGGTTGATGAGGGACACACCCCTGAACCATTAAGACATAATATCTTTCTACAGTCTGACCTGCTGCTTAATTCGAGAAATATCTACAGAAgagcataggaaataggggcaggagtaagccattcagcccctcaagcctgctccgctgttcaataaaatcatggctgatctctctgtggccttaactccactttcctgcctgccccccccccccccccccccataaccct contains:
- the anks4b gene encoding ankyrin repeat and SAM domain-containing protein 4B isoform X3 encodes the protein MTQDALQPMRGDPDICDIWGNTPLHHASINGHLHIVTFLVNFGANIWALDNNFHSAMDTAASKDRMECVRFLDTAATKQTTMNPKHVARLKEKAVKDSEKQIKVCERRKKKHQSRMNKIYSQGLEAQSSGAAPVQSGTVSGVGDPFKVGGSQYKGSISSIVKGSLQKRLRKKDNSKNILEQQPGKDVIFVSHEGSSEIRANVLNVFNEQDEENAASPDWKHSEDGCNFGHESLFHRPGLGNMLFRRNFVLGLNVEEEMFSNNETEDVGSKLRSELLKPKERFTGPETLDRFNEDEEDDLPWNEDDIGLDDDEPETTPLETFLASQNMTEFIPFLAREQIDLDSLMLCSDGDLKSIHLPLGPRKKIISAVERRKLILETPDKLVDTVL
- the anks4b gene encoding ankyrin repeat and SAM domain-containing protein 4B isoform X1, producing MTDRYHKAARDGYLNPLKEATKRDLNNPDEDGMTPTLWAAYHGHLEALQLICSRGGDPDICDIWGNTPLHHASINGHLHIVTFLVNFGANIWALDNNFHSAMDTAASKDRMECVRFLDTAATKQTTMNPKHVARLKEKAVKDSEKQIKVCERRKKKHQSRMNKIYSQGLEAQSSGAAPVQSGTVSGVGDPFKVGGSQYKGSISSIVKGSLQKRLRKKDNSKNILEQQPGKDVIFVSHEGSSEIRANVLNVFNEQDEENAASPDWKHSEDGCNFGHESLFHRPGLGNMLFRRNFVLGLNVEEEMFSNNETEDVGSKLRSELLKPKERFTGPETLDRFNEDEEDDLPWNEDDIGLDDDEPETTPLETFLASQNMTEFIPFLAREQIDLDSLMLCSDGDLKSIHLPLGPRKKIISAVERRKLILETPDKLVDTVL
- the anks4b gene encoding ankyrin repeat and SAM domain-containing protein 4B isoform X2, with product MTDRYHKAARDGYLNPLKEATKRDLNNPDEDGMTPTLWAAYHGHLEALQLICSRGGDPDICDIWGNTPLHHASINGHLHIVTFLVNFGANIWALDNNFHSAMDTAASKDRMECVRFLDTAATKQTTMNPKHVARLKEKAVKDSEKQIKVCERRKKKHQSRMNKIYSQGLEAQSSGAAPVQSGTVSGVGDPFKVGGSQYKGSISSIVKGSLQKRLRKKDNSKNILEQQPGKDVIFVSHEGSSEIRANVLNVFNEQDEENAASPDWKHSEDGCNFGHESLFHRPGLGNMLFRRNFVLGLNVEEEMFSNNETEDVGSKLRSELLKPKERFTGPETLDRFNEDEEDDLPWNEDDIGLDDDEPETTPLETFLASQNMTEFIPFLAREQIDLDSLMLCSDGDLKSIHLPLGPRKKIISAVERRKLILETPDKLVDTVL